Proteins encoded within one genomic window of Phototrophicus methaneseepsis:
- a CDS encoding SH3 domain-containing protein encodes MKSIVTIMLMLCLLVTHTTAQETGEGAQNADNPYAVWVTTQDYSSLRRGPGTGFERMTIIDPTVTLPAIGRSADTRWIQVINSDGSPGWIASILLVWSGDVIALPVDGVNPEPYVRRAGAVGVTSRETPYYRDEISEQTFVGTIPVGTTVELVGRLGDATFGFWQFQIKYQDNLYWIGSWNVRITGGEYLRLLDTQYLYPYGRLVQQYEENIALVTGSFQQIRSIWQRLNNGATVACDPIPPRVNRILTEGDVTREVAFVPAVTALDEAIRMTNLTISSFETICADTSRFLTREDIDEALGLLNEAERNLLLAASLLEPLRGRNPLVNAIGNN; translated from the coding sequence ATGAAGTCTATCGTTACGATCATGCTAATGCTGTGCCTGCTTGTAACCCACACAACAGCCCAGGAAACAGGTGAGGGAGCCCAAAACGCTGATAATCCGTATGCTGTATGGGTCACCACACAGGATTATAGTTCACTGCGACGCGGCCCCGGCACAGGGTTCGAGCGGATGACCATCATCGACCCAACGGTGACCTTACCCGCCATTGGCCGTTCAGCCGATACACGCTGGATACAAGTTATCAACAGTGACGGCTCGCCGGGCTGGATTGCCTCAATTCTGCTGGTGTGGTCTGGCGATGTCATTGCCCTACCGGTAGATGGGGTAAACCCGGAACCTTATGTGCGGCGTGCGGGCGCTGTCGGCGTCACCAGCCGAGAAACACCCTACTACCGTGATGAAATTTCCGAGCAGACTTTCGTTGGTACTATCCCTGTTGGCACCACCGTTGAACTCGTCGGACGACTTGGAGATGCCACCTTCGGCTTCTGGCAATTCCAGATCAAATATCAGGACAATCTGTACTGGATTGGCTCCTGGAATGTGCGCATCACAGGTGGAGAATACCTGCGCCTGCTGGATACACAATATCTCTACCCCTATGGGCGATTGGTCCAACAATATGAGGAAAATATCGCGCTGGTGACGGGTAGCTTCCAGCAAATCCGCAGCATCTGGCAGCGGCTGAATAACGGTGCCACTGTCGCTTGTGACCCGATCCCCCCACGTGTCAATCGCATCCTGACGGAAGGCGATGTCACCCGAGAGGTCGCCTTCGTACCCGCCGTGACGGCATTAGATGAAGCGATCCGCATGACCAACCTGACGATCTCATCATTTGAGACGATCTGTGCCGATACCAGCCGCTTTCTGACGCGCGAAGATATCGATGAAGCGCTAGGCCTGCTCAATGAAGCCGAGCGAAATTTACTGCTGGCAGCATCGCTGCTAGAACCGCTGCGAGGACGAAATCCCCTCGTGAATGCTATAGGCAACAACTAA